From the genome of Pseudomonas sihuiensis:
GGCGGCCTGGGCCGTGGAAGGCGCCGGTATCTTCTGGTTGGGTCTGCGTCAGGGACGGCCGCTGGCGCGTGCGTTCGCCCTGCTGCTGCAGGTGGGCGCGGCACTGGCTTTCGTCAGTGGTCTGGAGCATGGCTATGGCAGCCTGCTGGACGGCTCGCCGCTGGGCGCGCTGATGCTCGGTGCGGCGTTGCTGTTCAGCTATTGGCAGCTACGCCAGGCGCCGCAGGCGGCCAACGCCTGGGAACACCGCCTGCTGCCCTGGTTGGGGTTGGCCGGGCTGGCGTTTGTCTATCTGATCGCACCGCTGCTGTTCGAGGCCCCCGGCACCGCCATCGCCTGGGCGTTGGCAGGCCTTGCGACCTTGTTCGTCGGCCTGCGTATCGCCGCGCCAAGTTTCGTCTACAGCGCCTTCGCCATCCAGTTGCTCGGTGGTCTGCTGTTCCTCGGGCAGATGGCGCTGGATTCGCTGTTTGGCCGTGGCGGCTTCAGTGCTGGCTGGTTCGGCCTGCTGGCGGCGTCGATGGTGGGACTGGGGCTGATCGCCGGCATGCTACTGGCGGCGCGCGATCCGCAGATCCGCGAGAACCGCCGGCTGCTCGGTGCTTTGTCGATGGTGATGCTGGTAGGCCTGGTATTTATCAACCTGGCGGTGTTGTTCGTCCTGCCCTGGGTGGCGGCTGCCGCTGTGTGGGGCGGCACGGGCCTGCTGATTCTGTGGCTGGCGCTGTATCTGCAGCAGCGCGCGGCGTTCCTGTTCAGCTTGGCGCTGCAGGTCTTCGCTGGCCTGGCCTTCCTTGCTGCTGGGCCGTTGCTGCTGTCGGGTATCAGTGGCGAGGGCTTGTCGCCGCTGGCGCACACCGGCTTCTGGACCCCCGCTGTGCTCGGCCTGGCTGCGCAGATCGGCGCCTGGCGCCTGCAGGGGCTGGCGCGTAGCGGCCGTGATACGGGCATCGATGGCGTCAGTCTGCAGCGCCTGGGCCAGCTGTTGCTGGCCTGGGGGGCGGCCTGGTGGGCACTGGCTTTGGCCAGTGAGGTGCTGCGCTTCGTGGCGCCGAATCTGCAAGCCAGTGCGTTGCTAGTGCTGGCGGCCTCGTCGGCGCTGCTCTGGATGCTGCTGGCATTACGCACCCGCTGGCGCGAGTTGGCGGTGCTATGCAGCCTGCTGGCACCGGTTGCGGGCTTGGTCCTGATCCACGCCTGGCATCCCTTTTACCATCCAGCCGCGAATTTCGGCTGGCTGGGCTGGGCTGCCGTGATCGCGGTGCATCTGCTTATCCTGTGGTCCCTGGGCGATCTACTGCCGAGCAGGGCGGCCAGCGTCGCCCATGTGCTCGGCTGCTGGTTGCTGATCGGCGTGCTGGCGCTGGAGCTGCGCTATCTGCTGCTGAGCCTGGCCGACCACTACAACGCCTGGCGCTGGCTGGGTTGGGCGTTGCTGCCGACCGCTTTCCTTTGGGTAATGGCGCAGGCACGTCGCCTACCCTGGCCGGTGGCTGGGTTCGAGCGTGAATACCGGCTGTGGGCAGCGGCGCCTCTGGCGGCATTGATGCTCGCCTGGTTCTGGCTGGCCAATGCCAATAGCGCCGGTGATAGCGATCCGCTGCCTTATTTGCCGCTGTTCAATCCACTGGAGTTGGGTTTGCTGCTGTGCCTGGGCGCGCTGTTTGTCTGGGCACGTGATGCGCTGCCGCGCTTGGGCCTGCAACCTGCGCGTGCACAGCAAGTGGTGCAGGGCGTCGCAGGTGTTTCGCTGTTTGCCCTGCTGACGGTGATGGTGATGCGTACCGCGCACCACTGGGGTGGTGTGCCCTGGCAGACGTCAGCGTTGTTCGATTCGATGCTGGTGCAGGCCGGGCTGTCCATCGTCTGGACCCTGATCGCCCTGGCGCTGATGCTCTTTGGGCATCTACGCGTACGCCGCGAGCTGTGGCTGTTAGGTGCTGCGCTGATCGCCCTGGTGGTAGCCAAATTGTTCTTCGTCGAGCTGGGCAACCGTGGTGGCCTGGAGCGCATCGTCTCGTTCATCGGGGTCGGTGTGCTGTTGCTGGTGGTGGGCTATTTCGCCCCGCTGCCGCCGCGCAAGGCCGAAAAGTCGGCTGCTGAGGAACAGGAGTCTGCCGTATGAAACTCATCCGTTGGGGCCTGCTCCTGGGGTTGTCGCTGAGTGCACTTAGTCAGGCCAGTGAGACACCTCAGGACTATCGGCACAGCGCTGCCCTGCAACTCGCTGGTGAGGGCCCCTGGTATCGCCTTGAGCTGCCCTTCGCTGCTCACCTCGCCGCCGGACATGGTGATTTGCGCGATCTACGCGTATTCGACAGCAATGATCAGATGCAGGCCTACGCGTTGATTCCGGGGCATAGCGAGACCGTGCAGCAGGAACAGGAGCATGGTGTGCGCTGGTTTCCGTTGCGGGGCCGCGCCGATGCCCAGGAAATGCCTGCGCTGCGCGTCGAGCGCAGCACCACTGGCACGCTGATCGAACTTCGCGGCGATGCACCGACCGAAAGCGAGCAGCAACTGCGCGGTTGGTTGCTCGATGCCAGCGTCATCGATGCGCCGCTGGTGCGTCTGAATCTGGACTGGAGTGGGGCA
Proteins encoded in this window:
- a CDS encoding DUF2339 domain-containing protein → MQWIFMLVGLVLGVGASESVTGALLGGLIGLSLGQALRLQGLETRNAQLTAQLKDFAERFDHGTRAIHERLVKVEQGERSEPESVPASADPVASSAPEAQPEPVVAEEPELDWTLDPLPEIETSQPVAEPASLAAQVAYQPQSAAQQSPWREQTPREPNLVERGIAAAKAWLFGGNTVLRVGVVLLFLGLAFLLRYATEGVEVPVELRYMGVAASALALLGLGWWLRRRNPGYALVLQGTGIAVLYLTVFAAMRLHPLLDPGMALGLLVAVTLFSAILAVQQNALGLAAAAALGGFAAPILTSTGSGNHVALFSYFALLNAGIFAIAWFKAWRLLNLIGFVGTFGIGFAWGLRSYTPELLGSTQPFLILFFLMYVAIGLLFARRTLHDAANAPEARDELLRWSLRRGDYVDATTLFGPPLIGFGLQVALVRHIEFAAAFSALGLGLFYLLLARVLKARAGEQALLLVETCLALGVVFASLAIPLGLDARWTAAAWAVEGAGIFWLGLRQGRPLARAFALLLQVGAALAFVSGLEHGYGSLLDGSPLGALMLGAALLFSYWQLRQAPQAANAWEHRLLPWLGLAGLAFVYLIAPLLFEAPGTAIAWALAGLATLFVGLRIAAPSFVYSAFAIQLLGGLLFLGQMALDSLFGRGGFSAGWFGLLAASMVGLGLIAGMLLAARDPQIRENRRLLGALSMVMLVGLVFINLAVLFVLPWVAAAAVWGGTGLLILWLALYLQQRAAFLFSLALQVFAGLAFLAAGPLLLSGISGEGLSPLAHTGFWTPAVLGLAAQIGAWRLQGLARSGRDTGIDGVSLQRLGQLLLAWGAAWWALALASEVLRFVAPNLQASALLVLAASSALLWMLLALRTRWRELAVLCSLLAPVAGLVLIHAWHPFYHPAANFGWLGWAAVIAVHLLILWSLGDLLPSRAASVAHVLGCWLLIGVLALELRYLLLSLADHYNAWRWLGWALLPTAFLWVMAQARRLPWPVAGFEREYRLWAAAPLAALMLAWFWLANANSAGDSDPLPYLPLFNPLELGLLLCLGALFVWARDALPRLGLQPARAQQVVQGVAGVSLFALLTVMVMRTAHHWGGVPWQTSALFDSMLVQAGLSIVWTLIALALMLFGHLRVRRELWLLGAALIALVVAKLFFVELGNRGGLERIVSFIGVGVLLLVVGYFAPLPPRKAEKSAAEEQESAV